In Excalfactoria chinensis isolate bCotChi1 chromosome 3, bCotChi1.hap2, whole genome shotgun sequence, one DNA window encodes the following:
- the TRAM2 gene encoding translocating chain-associated membrane protein 2, with the protein MAFRRRTKSHPLFSQEFLIHNHADIGFCLVLSVLIALMFEVTAKTAFLFILPQYNISVPTADGELVQYHYGLKDLVTILFYIFIAIILHAVVQEYALDKINRRLHLSKVKHSKFNESGQLVAFHLTSLIWCLYVVVTEGYISNPQSLWENYPHVYLPFQVKFFYLCQLAYWLHALPELYFQKVRKEDIPRQLQCIALYLVHIAGAYLLNLTRLGLILLLLQYLAEFFFHMARLVYFTDENNEKLFNVWAVVFVVTKLFTLTLYILVIGFGLPRVENQALEPEKGNLFSFLFNHILFRMSVLLLVCLFQASVMWRFIHFQLRRWREYWHEQSSRKRAAACAKQPAKPLKRDSGYHENGVVKAENGTSPRTKKLKSP; encoded by the exons ATGGCTTTCCGGCGGCGGACCAAGAGCCACCCGCTCTTTAGCCAGGAGTTCCTCATCCACAACCACGCCGACATCGGTTTCTGCCTGGTGCTCAGCGTGCTCATCGCGCTCATGTTCGAG GTTACAGCCAAGACTGCCTTCCTCTTCATCTTACCTCAGTATAACATCAGTGTGCCTACAGCAG ACGGGGAGCTGGTCCAGTATCACTACGGTCTGAAGGATCTGGTCACCATCCTCTTCTACATCTTCATTGCCATCATCTTGCACGCAGTGGTGCAGGAGTACGCCCTGGAC AAAATCAACAGGCGTCTCCATCTCTCCAAAGTCAAACACAGCAAGTTCAATGAGTCAGGGCAACTGGTCGCCTTCCACCTCACCTCCTTGATTTGGTGCTTGTACGTTGTGGTGACG GAAGGATACATATCAAACCCTCAGAGTTTGTGGGAAAACTACCCGCATGTTTATCTTCC CTTCCAGGTGAAGTTCTTCTACCTGTGCCAGCTGGCCTACTGGCTGCACGCATTGCCAGAGCTCTACTTCCAAAAAGTTCGCAAG GAGGACATCCCACGCCAGCTGCAGTGCATTGCGCTCTACCTGGTGCACATCGCCGGCGCATACCTCCTCAA TTTAACCCGCTTGGGGCTGATCCTCTTGCTGCTGCAGTATTTAGCCGAATTCTTCTTCCACATGGCCCGGTTGGTCTACTTCACAGATGAGAACAATGAGAAGCT GTTTAACGTCTGGGCCGTTGTCTTTGTGGTCACCAAGCTCTTCACACTAACCCTCTACATCTTGGTCATCGGCTTTGGGCTGCCACGTGTGGAGAACCAGGCTCTGGAGCCAGAGAAAGGGAATctcttcagctttctcttcaacCACATCCTCTTCAG AATGAGTGTGCTGCTGTTGGTGTGCCTCTTCCAGGCCTCGGTGATGTGGCGCTTCATCCACTTCCAGCTGCGGCGCTGGCGGGAGTACTGGCATGAGCAGAGCAGTCGGAAACGGGCCGCAGCCTGCGCCAAGCAGCCGGCCAAGCCGCTCAAGAGAGATTCAG GTTACCATGAAAACGGAGTGGTAAAAGCAGAGAACGGCACCTCGCCACGAACCAAGAAGCTGAAATCACCCTAG
- the XKR5 gene encoding XK-related protein 5 yields the protein MRGVCPALCLALLAAERGASLCTIIHYLSHGQLGWFCGTITCLVPGYVAQLLSILWLKADGHPPGCRVLVLHILQFGLWKRYWDILWMEVKANSNAGTGEMLMRHADVCVLRLLEALLQSLPHLLLQLYVVVVSEPASLIPAVSAGLSLLSLSWALVSYSRSCCLLRPGHVCLPAAALFCLLLWRMGMLTSRVLALVLFTRLYSFWVLAVAGTHWVLMSFWLVALQSDIVAQPCRWRLFNVLLGAVYIFCYINVQPGPSKHRMAVFYVVMLMENTLLLLLATEFLQAEMGHSLRVSGAATAGAALGVAAMVLYYSLFHPKSSKIRQGILESSICAARNDQAAGNSSCVGQSWGTSGDGESLAAERTTITPKTGNSSSPLQLKGSSEDGWTNHHHWLLVKLALKTGNVSKINAAFGDAGVGEFYIDGGEMGTPQPRVEPSLPTMEITPLGLGLGLLEEKPMVVRNGGGSKHEVGAGRDRGGQEAAGHPATPSPHCSSASLPEGSSMYFSASTGGITSPGSVMVTATSTAPLQGDSEAHSSPGCLAGGRGRREDFSLEIASISPILASCAHRHLQSGCGVAGPPEGLCVGTEGAPVGRHHLQDTHRCGKQGAVSLSSKLRPPRFTSTPKADSKCSQ from the exons ATGCGCGGGGTCTGCCCGGCGCTCTGCCTGGCGCTGCTGGCGGCTGAGCGCGGAGCGA GCCTTTGCACCATCATCCATTACCTTTCCCATGGGCAGCTGGGCTGGTTTTGTGGGACCATCACCTGCCTGGTACCTGGCTACGTGGCTCAGCTCCTCAGCATCCTCTGGTTGAAGGCAGATGGACATCCACCAGGCTGCAGGGTCCTGGTCCTCCACATCCTACAGTTTGGCCTCTGGAAACG GTACTGGGATATTTTGTGGATGGAGGTGAAGGCAAACAGCAATGCAGGTACTGGGGAGATGCTGATGCGGCATGcagatgtgtgtgtgctgcGGCTCCTGGAAGCCCTGCTGCAGAGTCTGCCTCACCTCCTGTTGCAGTTGTATGTTGTCGTGGTCAGTGAGCCAGCCAGCCTCATCCCTG CTGTCAGCGCTGggctgtccctgctgtccctCTCCTGGGCTTTGGTCTCCTACAGTcgctcctgctgcctgctgagaCCTGGCCACGTGTGTCTGCCGGCTGCAGCCCtattctgcctgctgctctggagGATGGGGATGCTGACAAGCAGGGTCCTGGCCCTGGTGCTCTTCACCAGGCTCTATTCCTTCTGGGTTCTGGCTGtagcag GCACCCACTGGGTGCTGATGTCCTTCTGGCTGGTGGCCCTGCAGAGTGACATTGTGGCCCAGCCCTGTCGCTGGAGGCTGTTCAACgtcctgctgggagctgtgtaTATCTTCTGCTACATCAATGTCCAGCCTGGTCCTTCCAAGCACCGCATGGCTGTGTTCTACGTG GTAATGCTGATGGAGAACacgctcctgctgctgctggccactGAGTTCCTGCAGGCAGAGATGGGGCACAGCCTGCGTGTGAGCGGGGCTGCCACGGCGGGGGCTGCCCTTG GTGTTGCAGCCATGGTGCTTTATTACAGCCTTTTCCATCCCAAATCCTCCAAGATCAGGCAGGGCATCTTGGAAAGCTCCATCTGTGCTGCTCGCAATGACCAAGCTGCTGGGAATAGCTCCTGCGTGGGGCAGAGTTGGGGAACTTCAGGAGATGGAGAGTCCTTGGCTGCAGAAAGGACCACGATAACTCCCAAAACTGGGAACAGCTCATCGCCCCTCCAGCTCAAGGGGAGTTCGGAGGATGGATGGACAAATCACCACCATTGGCTGCTGGTGAAGCTGGCCTTGAAGACGGGAAACGTATCAAAGATCAACGCAGCTTTTGGGGATGCTGGTGTGGGAGAGTTTTACATTGATGGGGGGGAGATGGGAACACCCCAACCTCGGGTGGAGCCTTCCCTCCCCACAATGGAAATCACTCCTCTGGGCCTTGGGTTGGGTCTATTAGAGGAGAAGCCAATGGTGGTGAGGAATGGAGGAGGCAGCAAACATGAAGTCGGTGCTGGAAGGGATAGAGGAGGGCAAGAGGCTGCTGGTCACCCTGCCACCCCCTCACCCCACTGCTCCTCTGCATCCCTACCTGAGGGCTCCTCCATGTACTTCAGTGCCAGCACAGGCGGCATCACCTCTCCTGGTTCAGTGATGGTGACAGCCACCTCCACGGCCCCGCTGCAAGGGGACAGTGAAGCCCACTCTTCCCCAGGATGTTTggcaggaggaaggggaagaagagaagattTCTCCCTTGAGATAGCGAGCATCAGCCCCATCCTGGCTTCTTGTGCCCACAGGCACCTGCAGAGTGGCTGTGGGGTGGCGGGTCCCCCCGAGGGGCTGTGTGTGGGGACAGAGGGAGCCCCTGTGGGGCGGCATCACCTGCAGGACACCCACCGCTGTGGCAAGCAGGGAGCTGTTAGCTTGAGTAGCAAGCTGAGGCCACCACGCTTTACCTCCACCCCCAAGGCTGATTCCAAATGTTCCCAGTGA